In Vanessa atalanta chromosome 17, ilVanAtal1.2, whole genome shotgun sequence, one DNA window encodes the following:
- the LOC125070225 gene encoding probable beta-hexosaminidase fdl has translation MKSWGEALWRSASANFSRVGRLRRALLLLAAAACTAAAVLYWRQQTDDSAHRPLHSMFAGVEPQWSWICRNDRCERLLASETNVLQSLPTCNMLCASTQLWPQPTGPVSLATAAIRVRSSGLSLQVLASPSRDVTEHLNDAFILMRDDLKTLEKSAAIENRRSDSATRDVLVRVTVNGTGDPRMRQDTDESYKLALRPAGKSLVVDITAHSFCGARHGFETLSQLIWLDPYAGSLLILEAATIDDAPKFRYRGLLLDTARNYFPVSDILRTIDAMGASKMNTFHWHVSDSQSFPLRLQSAPQLAQHGAYGPGAVYTTDDVRAIVRKARLRGIRVLIEVDAPAHVGRAWTWGPGAGLGHLAHCVELEPWSTYCGEPPCGQLNPRNPHVYSLLERIYAEIIQLTGVDDIFHLGGDEVSERCWAQHFNDTDPMELWFEFTRRAMLALEKANGGKAPDLTFLWSSRLTHTPYLERLDKKRYGVQVWGSSRWPESRAVLDAGYRSVLSHVDAWYLDCGFGSWRDSSDGHCGPYRSWQQIYEHRPWIEEIPSVATGVEPWRVEGGAACQWTEQLGSGGLDARVWPRTAALAERLWSDRVEGATADVYLRLDTQRSRLLAKGIHAAPLWPRWCSHNPHACL, from the exons ATGAAATCTTGGGGCGAAGCGCTATGGCGGAGTGCTTCTGCAAACTTCTCGCGCGTGGGTCGGCTGCGGCGAGCGCTTTTGCTTCTGGCTGCTGCGGCTTGTACCGCTGCAGCTGTTCTTTACTGGCGACAACAAACTGATGACTCTGCGCATCGACCTTTGCACTCTATGTTTGC GGGTGTGGAGCCGCAATGGTCATGGATCTGTCGGAACGATCGCTGTGAAAGGCTTTTAGCATCAGAAACAAATGTACTTCAGTCTCTTCCAACTTGCAATATGCTATGCGCTTCCACACAACTATGGCCACAGCCCACTGGTCCCGTCAGCTTGGCCACTGCTGCCATCCGCGTGCGTTCTAGTGGATTGTCTCTCCAAGTGCTGGCCTCTCCCTCTCGGGATGTAACCGAGCACCTAAATGACGCCTTTATCTTGATGCGCGATGACTTAAAAACACTGGAAAAATCCGCTGCCATAGAGAACAGACGATCTGACTCAGCGACACGTGACGTGCTCGTCCGTGTAACCGTTAACGGAACCGGTGATCCGCGCATGAGACAGGATACAGACGAGAGTTACAAGCTAGCTCTTCGACCAGCTGGAAAATCTTTAGTCGTCGATATAACTGCACACTCTTTTTGCGGTGCCCGACATGGCTTCGAAACTTTGTCACAATTGATTTGGTTAGATCCTTATGCGGGCTCACTCTTAATTTTGGAAGCAGCTACTATTGATGATGCCCCTAAATTTCGATATCGTGGACTTCTTCTCGATACAGCACGAAATTATTTTCCTGTTAGTGATATACTACGTACAATTGATGCAATGGGCGCAAGTAAAATGAACACCTTTCACTGGCATGTTAGTGATTCTCAATCATTTCCTTTAAGATTGCAAAGCGCTCCACAATTAGCGCAACATGGAGCGTATGGCCCTGGAGCTGTGTACACGACTGACGATGTACGAGCTATCGTCAGAAAAGCCAGATTACGTGGAATACGTGTTCTAATAGAAGTAGACGCGCCAGCACACGTGGGGCGAGCTTGGACTTGGGGCCCAGGTGCAGGATTAGGTCACTTAGCTCATTGTGTTGAACTGGAACCGTGGAGTACATATTGTGGTGAACCTCCTTGTGGACAATTGAACCCGCGAAATCCCCACGTATATTCACTACTAGAGCGCATATACGCAGAAATTATCCAACTTACCGGCGTTGATGATATTTTCCACCTAGGAGGTGACGAAGTATCAGAACGCTGTTGGGCACAACATTTTAATGATACGGATCCAATGGAGTTATGGTTTGAATTTACACGACGTGCAATGCTTGCCTTAGAAAAAGCTAATGGAGGAAAAGCACCGGATTTAACTTTCCTCTGGTCTTCACGTTTAACTCATACGCCATACCTCGAACGCCTGGACAAAAAACGATATGGAGTCCAAGTGTGGGGCTCTTCACGATGGCCGGAATCTCGAGCCGTACTAGATGCAGGGTATCGTTCGGTTTTATCACATGTTGATGCTTGGTACTTGGACTGTGGATTTGGTTCCTGGCGAGACAGCTCTGATGGGCACTGTGGACCATATCGTTCGTGGCAACAAATCTACGAACACAGGCCATGGATAGAAGAAATACCGTCAGTTGCCACCGGAGTTGAGCCTTGGAGAGTTGAAGGTGGAGCGGCATGTCAATGGACGGAACAGCTAGGTTCTGGAGGCTTAGACGCCAGAGTTTGGCCGAGAACTGCGGCACTGGCAGAGCGATTATGGTCCGACCGTGTTGAAGGCGCCACGGCAGATGTTTATCTTAGACTAGATACGCAACGATCACGTCTATTAGCCAAAGGCATTCATGCAGCTCCTTTGTGGCCTCGCTGGTGTTCTCACAACCCTCACGCCTGCCTTTAG